One window of the Xenopus tropicalis strain Nigerian chromosome 10, UCB_Xtro_10.0, whole genome shotgun sequence genome contains the following:
- the gast gene encoding gastrin codes for MHNKGYISVLLAVLATASLCRPMADVESSHHGSPRKSPVTSELNRRDLMASLSHDQRQLISQLLPHLYAELSNGEAHFLPVQDRDYAGWMDFGRRSLEEPES; via the exons ATGCACAATAAGGGGTATATCAGCGTGCTGCTCGCCGTACTCGCCACAGCGTCCCTCTGCCGGCCAATGGCGGACGTAGAATCGTCACATCACGGATCCCCCCGGAAGTCGCCCGTCACTTCGGAACTAAACAGGCGGGACCTCATGGCGTCCCTTTCCCATGACCAGAGGCAGCTGATATCCCAGCTCCTCCCTCACTTGTATGCAG AGCTTTCCAACGGTGAAGCACATTTCCTACCCGTGCAGGACCGGGACTATGCCGGATGGATGGACTTTGGGCGCCGGAGTTTGGAAGAACCCGAGTCTTAA